Proteins found in one Ammospiza nelsoni isolate bAmmNel1 chromosome 15, bAmmNel1.pri, whole genome shotgun sequence genomic segment:
- the RPL39 gene encoding large ribosomal subunit protein eL39, with amino-acid sequence MSSHKTFKIKRFLAKKQKQNRPIPQWIRMKTGNKIRYNSKRRHWRRTKLGL; translated from the exons ATG TCGTCGCACAAGACATTCAAGATCAAGCGCTTCCTCGccaagaagcagaagcagaaccGGCCCATCCCGCAGTGGATTCGCATGAAAACCGGCAATAAGATCAG GTACAACTCCAAAAGGAGGCACTGGAGGAGGACCAAACTGGGCTTGTAA